One Fulvia fulva chromosome 12, complete sequence genomic region harbors:
- a CDS encoding Glutathione reductase has protein sequence MAPIQKECDYLVIGGGSGGLASARRASGMYGAKVIAVENKRLGGTCVNVGCVPKKVTWNAANIAETIKDAKAYGFSVEQTAAFDWTGFTEKRAAYIKRLNGIYEKNLKNDKVEYLHGTASFQDPHSVRVELDDKSHVDIKAKKILVAVGGFPNIPSTEGADLGITSDGFFEISKQPKKVAVVGAGYIAVEMAGMFHALGTETHLFIRQDKFLRSFDPMIQDKVVAEYERQGIHLHKQSSQSKVEDIGDGWKRLHYKDQNGEGTMDIDCLLWAIGRSPELAKLNFDVTGVKLNDKGHITVDDYQNTNIDHIYALGDVCDKGFELTPVAIAAGRRLSDRLFGGQKDAKLVYENIPSVVFAHPEVGSVGLTEPEAREKYGDDVKVYDTSFTAMYYSMMEQEDKGPTAYKLICAGKDEKVVGLHILGSGSSEILQGFGVALKMGATKADFDRCVAIHPTSAEELVTLK, from the coding sequence ATGGCGCCGATCCAGAAAGAATGCGACTACCTCGTCATTGGTGGCGGCTCGGGTGGTCTTGCCAGTGCACGAAGGGCTAGTGGCATGTATGGCGCAAAAGTCATTGCGGTGGAAAATAAGAGGTTGGGAGGCACTTGTGTGAATGTTGGATGTGTGCCGAAGAAGGTTACGTGGAATGCGGCGAATATTGCTGAGACGATCAAGGATGCTAAGGCGTATGGGTTCAGTGTTGAGCAGACGGCTGCTTTTGACTGGACTGGCTTCACGGAGAAGAGAGCTGCGTACATCAAGAGACTGAATGGCATCTATGAGAAGAACCTGAAAAATGACAAGGTGGAGTACCTGCACGGAACTGCTTCGTTCCAGGATCCTCACTCTGTGAGAGTTGAGCTGGATGATAAGAGCCATGTGGACATCAAGGCAAAGAAGATTTTGGTAGCTGTTGGTGGATTCCCGAACATCCCATCTACAGAAGGTGCCGACCTGGGTATCACTTCTGATGGCTTTTTCGAGATTAGCAAGCAGCCAAAGAAGGTGGCTGTCGTTGGTGCTGGATATATCGCAGTAGAGATGGCCGGCATGTTCCACGCACTCGGCACGGAGACCCATCTTTTCATCCGACAGGATAAGTTCTTGCGATCGTTCGACCCTATGATCCAGGATAAGGTCGTCGCCGAGTACGAGCGTCAAGGTATCCACCTTCACAAGCAGTCATCACAATCGAAGGTCGAGGATATTGGTGATGGATGGAAGAGACTGCACTACAAGGACCAAAACGGCGAGGGTACCATGGACATCGACTGCTTACTGTGGGCAATTGGCCGTTCTCCCGAACTGGCGAAGCTCAACTTCGACGTCACTGGCGTGAAGCTGAACGACAAGGGCCACATCACCGTAGACGACTACCAAAACACCAACATCGACCACATCTACGCCCTCGGCGACGTCTGCGACAAGGGCTTTGAGCTCACACCAGTCGCTATCGCCGCAGGCCGCAGACTCTCCGACCGCCTCTTCGGCGGCCAAAAAGACGCCAAGCTCGTCTACGAGAACATCCCCTCAGTCGTCTTCGCCCACCCAGAAGTTGGCAGCGTTGGTCTAACCGAGCCAGAGGCACGAGAGAAGTACGGCGATGACGTCAAAGTCTACGACACGAGCTTCACCGCAATGTACTACTCCATGATGGAGCAGGAAGACAAGGGCCCAACAGCCTACAAGCTGATCTGTGCGGGCAAAGACGAGAAAGTCGTGGGCCTACACATTCTTGGATCAGGATCTAGCGAAATCCTTCAAGGCTTCGGCGTTGCGCTCAAGATGGGCGCGACGAAGGCGGACTTTGATCGCTGTGTTGCTATCCACCCCACTTCGGCGGAGGAGCTTGTTACGTTGAAGTAG